From the genome of Gracilimonas sp., one region includes:
- the mltG gene encoding endolytic transglycosylase MltG, with translation MNLQRQIALTKPELISALLVFTLIVVVVLSSRLTRLTSGTSVLFEEQIEVILNEDTGLEEMQVHLDDRGIAYDKAEMEWAARILGWRKMQRGRYVFEGEYSYNGFLSKMARGIQDPVSVVILPGITPERLAFTVAENLHFDSDSFVQVLTDSSYLAEKNLTKEELFGRMLPETYLIYWTSSPREFLSKILREFDNSMTADFREQAEELDLTLNEVITLASIVEWEAKNQEEKPIISGLYWNRLNRGMRLQADPTVNFALGERRRLLFEDYQVDHPYNTYMNNGLPPGPITNPSLSTIEATLYPEEHDYLYMVANPEGGHIFTRTFSEHQAESEKWRRWLREQYRIKRQREAEEQANEQETR, from the coding sequence ATGAATCTTCAAAGACAAATTGCTTTAACCAAGCCAGAGCTAATTTCAGCGCTGCTGGTTTTTACACTTATAGTAGTAGTGGTGTTGAGCTCCCGGCTCACTCGACTTACCTCAGGTACTTCTGTTTTGTTTGAGGAACAAATAGAAGTCATTCTTAATGAAGATACAGGACTAGAAGAGATGCAGGTCCATTTGGACGATAGGGGAATAGCATATGATAAAGCTGAAATGGAGTGGGCAGCTCGTATACTTGGATGGAGGAAAATGCAGCGCGGTCGATATGTGTTTGAAGGAGAATATTCATATAACGGTTTTTTATCCAAAATGGCGAGAGGTATTCAGGATCCGGTTTCGGTAGTTATCCTGCCTGGCATTACCCCGGAAAGATTAGCCTTTACAGTTGCTGAAAATTTACATTTTGATTCAGATTCTTTTGTACAAGTATTGACGGATAGTTCCTATTTAGCTGAAAAAAATCTTACCAAGGAAGAACTTTTTGGCCGTATGCTTCCCGAAACTTATTTGATCTACTGGACCAGTTCACCCCGAGAGTTTCTCAGCAAAATTCTGAGAGAATTTGACAATTCAATGACAGCAGACTTCAGGGAACAGGCAGAAGAACTCGATTTAACTTTGAATGAAGTCATTACCCTGGCCTCCATTGTAGAATGGGAAGCAAAAAATCAGGAAGAGAAGCCGATCATTAGCGGATTGTACTGGAATAGATTGAACAGGGGGATGCGCTTGCAGGCAGATCCTACCGTTAACTTTGCGTTGGGAGAACGCCGCAGGCTTTTATTTGAAGACTATCAGGTCGACCATCCATACAATACTTATATGAACAATGGATTGCCACCAGGACCGATAACAAATCCAAGTCTCTCAACAATAGAGGCGACTTTATATCCAGAAGAACACGACTATTTATATATGGTTGCTAATCCTGAAGGCGGACATATTTTTACCAGAACTTTTAGTGAACACCAGGCAGAAAGTGAGAAGTGGAGACGTTGGTTAAGAGAGCAGTATCGAATCAAAAGACAGCGTGAAGCGGAGGAGCAAGCTAATGAGCAAGAAACCCGCTAA
- a CDS encoding ABC transporter substrate-binding protein has protein sequence MKRLLFSLALIFVFTASAIAQSFQTGIEFYEEGNYERALRIFEQSENPSAQLFAGKSHYALNNFIKAKEYLNRVDSTSSEIYSEAKYTSSLADFQLKNFAASLDALHELKENSREPSISRAAFSFYRDVVNYLTLEQRFNTFKATKYDAVRLDLVKAGIGKLDLDSARALFKAYKTTTVSDTSNYASIETLLSDSAAYMQRYNPNRYTKAPSGLAYNIGVALPQFDIESPQFEIPQHLYFGIQLAVEKFNSENTDLKAFLTYKNTDADAANAPSIANELVWNHDADIIIGPLFSEVAVAMSKYAELYEVPMLTPLANSDSLNLDLTYTFQLNPTFAIQGQRMAQFAIQNLGYDTLAVIAERGSLGEPSAVAFLDEARKLGGEVVRYYVEDLESEGYDISKYARNFDPEVDTVFNYNIDAVYAPFTGNIAETLISSLLTNLEAIGTDMTVLGSEEWEMADIDSRNLPDTEIYFTKTFEQNPGNTDIEDFESEFRLRFDTDPNRFALIGYDAANVALRTLKRVQNPGYLKEGLKKFNNYRGLIMDVSFENTHINQEVKIKQIR, from the coding sequence ATGAAACGACTTCTATTTTCTTTAGCACTTATTTTTGTTTTCACTGCCTCTGCAATAGCTCAATCTTTTCAAACCGGAATTGAGTTTTATGAGGAAGGAAACTACGAACGCGCTCTGCGGATTTTTGAACAATCAGAAAATCCAAGTGCCCAGTTATTTGCTGGAAAAAGCCATTATGCCTTAAATAACTTTATTAAGGCCAAGGAATATTTAAACCGCGTTGACAGTACTTCTTCTGAAATTTATTCCGAAGCAAAGTACACTTCATCCCTTGCTGATTTCCAACTCAAAAACTTTGCTGCTTCTCTTGATGCCCTCCATGAACTAAAAGAGAATTCACGTGAGCCGTCTATTTCCAGAGCAGCATTTTCTTTTTATCGGGATGTGGTTAATTATTTAACCCTGGAACAGCGTTTCAACACATTTAAAGCAACAAAATATGATGCTGTTAGGCTAGATCTTGTTAAGGCAGGTATTGGTAAGTTAGACCTGGATTCTGCCCGAGCCCTGTTTAAAGCATATAAGACAACGACGGTTTCGGACACTTCCAACTATGCTTCCATAGAAACACTGCTGAGTGATTCAGCAGCGTACATGCAACGGTATAATCCAAATAGATATACAAAAGCACCATCCGGATTAGCATACAATATTGGAGTAGCACTCCCACAATTCGATATTGAATCACCTCAGTTTGAAATTCCTCAACACTTATATTTTGGAATTCAACTTGCCGTTGAAAAATTCAATAGTGAAAATACAGATCTTAAGGCTTTTCTAACTTATAAGAATACAGATGCCGATGCTGCTAATGCACCATCCATTGCCAATGAATTGGTTTGGAATCATGACGCTGACATAATTATTGGCCCCTTGTTCTCTGAAGTTGCTGTAGCAATGTCAAAGTATGCCGAATTATATGAAGTGCCGATGCTAACCCCTCTTGCAAATTCTGACAGCCTTAACCTTGATCTTACATACACTTTCCAATTAAATCCCACCTTTGCCATACAGGGACAAAGAATGGCACAGTTTGCTATTCAAAACCTTGGATATGACACTCTTGCTGTAATAGCTGAACGCGGATCTCTGGGTGAACCTTCTGCTGTAGCTTTTCTTGATGAAGCTAGAAAATTAGGGGGTGAAGTTGTAAGATACTATGTCGAAGATCTTGAATCTGAAGGCTACGATATCAGTAAATATGCAAGAAACTTCGATCCTGAAGTAGATACCGTGTTCAACTATAATATAGACGCGGTATACGCTCCTTTTACCGGCAATATTGCAGAAACCCTGATTAGTTCATTGCTTACCAATCTTGAAGCTATAGGAACTGATATGACGGTTCTTGGATCAGAGGAATGGGAAATGGCTGATATCGATTCCCGTAATCTTCCCGACACCGAAATCTATTTCACCAAAACCTTTGAACAGAATCCGGGTAATACTGATATCGAAGATTTTGAAAGTGAATTTCGTCTTCGTTTTGATACCGATCCCAACCGTTTTGCACTTATAGGCTACGATGCAGCTAATGTAGCTCTAAGAACTCTGAAGAGAGTACAAAATCCGGGATATCTTAAGGAAGGCCTCAAAAAATTTAATAACTATCGCGGCTTGATCATGGATGTGAGTTTTGAAAACACGCACATCAATCAGGAAGTAAAAATCAAACAAATCCGGTAA
- the guaA gene encoding glutamine-hydrolyzing GMP synthase translates to MHSRHSEWILILDYGSQFTQLIARRLRELHIYCEIHPYNVNLEDVSTPTPGGIILSGGPKSVNDEDAPDLQTKILDWDIPILGVCYGLQLLAHNEIPGSVEKAEKREYGRANLLIDNDEDLLKDIKEESVVWMSHGDHIHELPSSYEIIGHTANAKVAAVRHTENHVYGVQFHPEVAHTEFGKQLLENFAFTICGLKGDWTSKSFIDEQIKSIREKVGDDKVLCALSGGVDSTVVATLIHKAIGDQLECVFVDNGLLRKHEFESVLDLYTKDLHLPVRGVDASGLFLDRLSGVSDPEEKRKIIGNAFIDVFEDEIGDDADFKYLAQGTLYPDVIESVSFKGPSATIKSHHNVGGLPEKMKLDLIEPVRELFKDEVREVGKALGIPDHFIGRHPFPGPGLGIRVLGELSKERLNLLREADYIFIEELKKQNLYNEVWQALAVLLPVQSVGVMGDERTYEFTIALRAVTSLDGMTADWAHLPYEFLAHVSNRIINEIKGINRVVYDISSKPPATIEWE, encoded by the coding sequence ATGCACAGCCGACATTCGGAATGGATTCTAATCCTTGATTACGGTTCTCAATTCACTCAGTTAATAGCACGTCGGCTGCGAGAGCTTCACATCTACTGCGAAATTCACCCCTACAACGTAAATCTGGAAGATGTCTCAACTCCAACCCCGGGCGGTATCATTCTTTCCGGTGGTCCAAAAAGCGTCAATGATGAAGACGCTCCGGACCTTCAAACAAAAATCCTTGACTGGGATATACCGATTTTAGGTGTTTGTTATGGACTGCAGCTTCTTGCTCATAATGAAATCCCGGGAAGTGTAGAAAAAGCCGAAAAGCGAGAGTATGGGCGTGCAAATCTTTTGATTGATAATGATGAAGACTTGCTCAAAGATATAAAAGAAGAAAGTGTGGTTTGGATGAGTCACGGCGACCACATCCATGAGCTCCCTTCTTCCTATGAAATTATAGGACATACTGCTAATGCAAAAGTAGCCGCGGTACGCCATACAGAAAACCATGTTTATGGAGTTCAGTTTCATCCCGAGGTTGCACATACCGAATTTGGAAAACAACTTCTCGAAAACTTTGCGTTCACGATTTGTGGACTTAAAGGCGACTGGACTTCCAAATCATTTATTGACGAACAGATTAAGTCTATTCGTGAGAAAGTTGGAGACGACAAGGTTTTATGTGCCCTTTCAGGTGGAGTAGATTCAACAGTTGTAGCTACTCTGATACACAAAGCAATTGGTGATCAGCTTGAATGTGTATTTGTTGATAACGGGCTTCTAAGAAAGCATGAATTTGAATCGGTTTTAGACCTTTACACTAAAGACTTGCATCTTCCAGTAAGAGGAGTCGATGCTTCCGGGCTATTTCTTGACCGCTTATCTGGTGTTTCTGATCCGGAAGAAAAACGAAAGATTATCGGTAATGCATTTATTGACGTTTTTGAGGATGAAATTGGTGATGATGCCGATTTTAAATATTTAGCTCAGGGTACTCTTTATCCTGATGTAATTGAGAGTGTGTCATTCAAAGGTCCGTCAGCTACTATAAAATCACATCACAACGTCGGTGGTCTTCCGGAAAAAATGAAGCTCGATTTGATTGAACCTGTACGGGAGCTGTTCAAGGATGAAGTTCGTGAAGTTGGAAAAGCATTAGGCATTCCTGATCACTTTATAGGTCGCCATCCTTTCCCGGGTCCGGGACTTGGCATCCGGGTTTTAGGAGAATTATCGAAAGAGCGACTCAATTTGTTGAGAGAAGCAGACTATATTTTTATCGAAGAGCTCAAAAAACAGAACCTGTACAACGAAGTTTGGCAGGCTCTGGCCGTTCTTCTCCCGGTTCAAAGTGTGGGTGTTATGGGTGACGAACGTACATATGAATTTACTATCGCCCTCAGAGCTGTAACCAGTTTGGACGGGATGACTGCCGACTGGGCGCACCTTCCCTATGAGTTTTTAGCTCATGTTTCAAATCGAATTATAAATGAAATCAAGGGCATCAATCGTGTGGTTTATGATATCAGTTCCAAACCACCAGCCACAATTGAGTGGGAATAA
- the gcvH gene encoding glycine cleavage system protein GcvH, with protein MSIPAELKYTREHEWIKDNGDGTATIGITDFAQGELGDIVFVELEPEGSEFSKDDTFGTVEAVKTVSDLYAPIDGEIVELNEKLEDEPELVNEDPYGDGWMVKIKIADNSQLDDLLSAEEYEEVIA; from the coding sequence ATGAGCATACCTGCTGAATTGAAATATACCCGCGAGCATGAGTGGATTAAAGACAATGGAGACGGAACCGCTACGATTGGCATCACTGATTTTGCTCAGGGTGAATTAGGTGATATTGTTTTTGTAGAATTGGAACCAGAAGGCTCTGAATTTTCAAAAGACGATACTTTTGGTACGGTTGAAGCTGTTAAAACCGTGTCTGACCTTTATGCTCCCATTGATGGTGAAATAGTTGAACTCAACGAAAAGCTTGAAGACGAGCCTGAACTTGTAAACGAAGATCCTTACGGCGATGGGTGGATGGTAAAAATTAAGATTGCTGACAACTCTCAGCTGGATGATTTACTTTCAGCAGAAGAATATGAAGAAGTCATAGCCTGA
- the accC gene encoding acetyl-CoA carboxylase biotin carboxylase subunit, which translates to MFNKILIANRGEIALRIIRTCQEMGIKTVAVYSTADADSLHVKFADEAVCIGPPAGKESYLKIPSILAAAEITNAEAIHPGYGFLAENAEFSRICGEHDIKFIGPSPEAINKMGDKSVAKATMIANNVPVVPGSDGEVDSYEEAKKVCKEIGFPVIIKASAGGGGRGMRMVMEASELEKNYKMCRNEAETAFNNPAVYIERFVTNPHHVEIQVLSDQHGNHTHLGERDCSLQRRHQKVLEESPSPLMTEELRERMGNAATNAAKAVNYEGAGTVEFLVDDDHNFYFMEMNTRIQVEHPVTEEVTGIDLIEEQIKVAAGEKLKPFELKFNNHAIECRINAEDPAHNFRPSAGEITVFHPPGGHGVRLDTHAYSGYRIPPHYDSMIAKLIVSAPTRPDAIKKMKRALKEFIIEGIKTTIPFHIQLMDDENFIKGKFDTKYLEREFKYTPKED; encoded by the coding sequence ATGTTCAATAAAATTCTGATTGCAAATCGAGGAGAAATCGCACTGCGAATAATTCGCACTTGTCAGGAAATGGGCATCAAGACGGTAGCTGTTTATTCTACTGCCGATGCTGATAGCCTGCATGTAAAATTTGCTGATGAAGCCGTATGTATAGGCCCTCCGGCTGGAAAAGAAAGTTATCTAAAGATACCTAGTATTTTAGCTGCGGCAGAAATAACCAACGCTGAAGCTATCCATCCTGGTTATGGATTTTTAGCTGAGAACGCTGAATTCTCTCGTATATGCGGTGAACACGACATTAAATTCATTGGCCCTTCCCCGGAAGCTATCAATAAGATGGGTGATAAGTCCGTAGCCAAAGCTACAATGATTGCCAATAATGTTCCTGTTGTACCCGGTAGTGACGGTGAAGTGGACAGCTACGAAGAGGCAAAAAAAGTTTGCAAAGAAATCGGCTTCCCTGTAATTATTAAGGCTTCTGCCGGAGGTGGTGGTCGTGGTATGCGTATGGTGATGGAAGCATCTGAGCTCGAAAAAAATTATAAGATGTGCCGAAATGAAGCTGAAACGGCTTTCAATAACCCGGCTGTTTACATCGAACGCTTCGTTACAAATCCTCATCATGTTGAAATACAGGTTCTCTCCGATCAACATGGAAATCATACCCATTTAGGTGAGCGGGATTGCTCTCTGCAGCGTCGCCACCAAAAGGTACTGGAAGAGTCTCCATCTCCCCTTATGACGGAAGAGCTTCGGGAAAGAATGGGTAATGCAGCAACTAATGCGGCTAAAGCGGTTAACTATGAAGGAGCTGGTACCGTTGAGTTCCTCGTAGACGATGATCATAATTTCTATTTCATGGAAATGAATACCCGTATTCAGGTTGAGCACCCTGTTACCGAAGAAGTTACAGGTATAGATCTGATTGAGGAGCAAATCAAAGTAGCCGCCGGAGAAAAACTTAAGCCTTTTGAGCTAAAGTTTAATAATCATGCTATTGAATGCCGTATTAACGCTGAAGATCCTGCTCATAATTTCCGCCCTTCTGCGGGTGAAATTACTGTTTTCCATCCTCCTGGTGGACATGGGGTCCGCTTAGATACTCACGCATATTCCGGATATCGTATTCCTCCCCATTATGATTCAATGATTGCCAAGCTGATTGTGAGCGCCCCCACCAGACCAGATGCCATCAAAAAAATGAAGCGTGCGCTTAAAGAATTCATTATTGAAGGAATTAAAACAACCATTCCTTTCCATATCCAGTTAATGGATGATGAAAATTTCATCAAAGGGAAATTCGATACCAAGTATTTAGAACGAGAATTTAAATATACACCCAAAGAAGACTAA
- the accB gene encoding acetyl-CoA carboxylase biotin carboxyl carrier protein: MDLKLIKNILDMIAESDVNEVSLEEGDFKIKVKKQGEVQQVSYTQPAQAVPQAPAQPAAPAQQQAPAPASQGESGDSADKADGDTVTSPIVGTFYESPSPDSDPFVKVGDKVSKGDTLCIVEAMKIMNEIEAEFGGTVKQILVNDAQPVEYEQPLFIIKKD, from the coding sequence ATGGATTTAAAACTGATCAAAAACATTTTAGACATGATCGCTGAGAGTGATGTTAACGAAGTATCACTCGAGGAAGGCGATTTCAAAATTAAAGTTAAAAAACAAGGTGAGGTCCAGCAGGTAAGCTATACGCAACCAGCTCAAGCCGTTCCTCAGGCGCCAGCACAACCTGCTGCTCCTGCACAACAACAGGCACCTGCTCCGGCTTCTCAAGGCGAATCCGGAGATTCAGCAGACAAAGCTGACGGTGATACAGTAACCTCTCCTATCGTGGGAACTTTCTATGAGTCTCCATCACCTGATTCAGATCCTTTTGTGAAGGTAGGCGATAAAGTTTCTAAAGGCGATACGCTTTGTATAGTGGAAGCCATGAAAATCATGAATGAAATTGAAGCTGAATTCGGCGGCACCGTTAAACAAATTCTTGTAAACGACGCACAACCCGTTGAATACGAACAACCACTTTTCATTATCAAAAAAGACTAA
- the efp gene encoding elongation factor P: MSKVSTSDFRNGMVLDLDGELYSITEFQHVKPGKGPAFVRTKLKGIVNEKNIDKTWRSGENAEAVRVETREYQYLYNDGELYYLMHTDTYEQIPVNASQVERKGFLIDGQNCVVVVNADEESVLYVEPKDHIEATIEQTDPGLRGDTAQGGSKPATLESGATVQVPLFINEGEKIRVDTRTGEYIERAK, from the coding sequence ATGTCAAAAGTATCAACATCAGACTTCAGAAACGGAATGGTTCTGGATCTGGACGGAGAACTCTACTCCATTACTGAGTTTCAACACGTTAAGCCAGGAAAAGGCCCGGCTTTCGTTCGCACGAAACTAAAGGGAATTGTTAATGAAAAGAATATTGATAAAACCTGGCGATCAGGTGAAAACGCTGAGGCCGTAAGGGTTGAAACCCGGGAATATCAGTATCTTTATAATGACGGAGAACTCTACTACTTGATGCATACCGATACCTATGAACAAATTCCCGTGAATGCCTCCCAGGTAGAAAGAAAAGGGTTTTTGATAGACGGTCAGAATTGTGTAGTTGTTGTAAACGCTGATGAAGAGTCTGTTTTGTATGTAGAACCAAAAGATCATATTGAAGCCACCATTGAACAAACAGACCCAGGCCTTCGTGGCGATACCGCACAAGGTGGCAGTAAACCAGCTACTTTAGAATCTGGAGCTACGGTTCAAGTTCCACTTTTCATCAACGAAGGTGAAAAAATTCGCGTTGATACCCGAACCGGAGAATATATAGAACGAGCTAAATAA
- a CDS encoding sodium-dependent transporter, translating into MAGTTTTDRGSWNSKLGFILAAAGSAVGLGNIWAFPTKVATEGGAAYLLIYLLCTFAIGFPVMVAEISIGRKSGKNPVGAFKAISSNKFYPLVGLWGVICGVMILSFYTVVAGWAFGFAFEEIFYFFGWSGAADWLTDTNNGFKNAIIATVFMLGTIKIITAGVSDGIERATKAMMPLLIGIILIMIVYVLLQPGSSEGVSVYLLPDFSKINAGLIFSAMGQAFFSLSLGMGALITYGSYLNKKENIPQAAAFVTLADVGIAFLAGLLIVPAMYLAQSQGININAGGSLASSTDLVFQILPALFHTIGGAVGMILGVTFFLLLSIAALTSTISLLEVPVSFVIDEFEVQRKKAAWTVGSGILAISVTVAFFPALIGWFDYLFSTIGLPLGGFLICLFVGYVWKTDQALNEMEYGFAGIKQTLFSKVWPIFIKYICPAAILYNLISNFI; encoded by the coding sequence TTGGCTGGAACAACCACAACCGACCGCGGTTCATGGAATTCAAAACTTGGTTTTATACTCGCAGCTGCCGGTTCAGCGGTAGGACTTGGCAACATTTGGGCATTCCCAACTAAAGTAGCCACCGAAGGAGGCGCCGCATATCTTCTCATTTACCTGCTATGTACGTTTGCAATCGGTTTTCCGGTGATGGTAGCAGAAATATCTATTGGTAGAAAATCCGGAAAAAATCCTGTTGGTGCTTTCAAAGCCATTAGTTCGAACAAGTTTTATCCCCTTGTAGGGTTATGGGGTGTTATTTGTGGAGTGATGATTCTCTCCTTTTATACCGTAGTTGCTGGTTGGGCTTTTGGTTTTGCCTTCGAAGAGATCTTCTATTTCTTTGGATGGTCCGGAGCTGCAGATTGGCTTACCGATACCAACAATGGATTTAAAAATGCGATTATTGCCACTGTATTCATGTTGGGGACTATTAAGATTATTACAGCTGGTGTAAGTGACGGCATTGAGCGGGCCACCAAAGCGATGATGCCACTTCTGATAGGTATTATTCTGATCATGATTGTTTATGTACTTCTGCAACCTGGTAGTTCAGAAGGCGTTAGTGTATATTTACTCCCTGACTTCAGTAAGATTAATGCTGGATTAATATTTTCAGCAATGGGTCAGGCTTTCTTCTCACTCTCATTGGGAATGGGTGCACTCATTACCTACGGTTCGTACCTGAACAAAAAAGAAAATATTCCACAAGCCGCTGCTTTTGTAACATTAGCTGATGTAGGAATTGCATTTCTTGCTGGTTTACTTATTGTTCCGGCCATGTATCTTGCACAAAGTCAGGGTATCAACATCAATGCGGGTGGTTCTCTGGCGTCCAGTACAGATCTAGTTTTTCAGATTCTTCCTGCCTTGTTCCACACAATTGGCGGCGCAGTAGGTATGATTTTAGGGGTGACCTTTTTCTTGCTACTTAGTATTGCCGCTTTAACATCTACGATATCACTGCTGGAAGTTCCGGTTTCTTTTGTTATTGATGAATTTGAAGTACAACGAAAAAAAGCCGCCTGGACTGTTGGGTCAGGTATTTTAGCGATATCCGTAACTGTTGCTTTCTTCCCCGCCTTAATTGGTTGGTTTGATTATTTATTTAGCACCATCGGTTTACCACTTGGAGGATTTTTAATCTGTCTGTTTGTGGGTTACGTCTGGAAAACTGATCAGGCGCTAAACGAAATGGAATACGGATTTGCTGGAATTAAACAGACCCTCTTCTCTAAAGTGTGGCCTATTTTCATCAAATATATTTGCCCAGCAGCCATTCTTTATAATTTGATCTCTAATTTCATCTAA
- a CDS encoding pullulanase has protein sequence MPEETQHICTIEKLDQFPLGCSTSGKQTVFRLFAPKANSVSLIIYEEYEHDSGLELPLDKNDEGIWETIIQDNFTDKWYAYKIDGPEDDPFFTSTNHAIADPRSRHVTSKNHHLQFPKTKIISEEPFDWQDDDFVTPEDPRDLVIYETHIKDMVAHSSAKTFVQGIYNDFREAEVGGISHLKRLGVNAVEFLPLQKFGYFEPPFGEKTAEGVKNTWNPYARNYWGYMTSFFFAPETIYASDATLEVGKVVGRDTSAQLELKSLVKALHKENISVIMDVVYNHASHYDLNPLKYTAKDHYFRLDEKGNYLNDSWTGNDINTASKYSRELIVESIKHWMTEYHIDGFRFDLAGIIDWETIDLIREEARKINPNVILIAEPWGGDYKPSGFSDHDWASWNDKIRNGLKGYHPVENKGFIFGETDPNLSRFGIENLIRGTLEPGEHGLFNHSGHSVNYLESHDGYTLGDHIRIALDPEKQTQVFEDRKEITSLSKKELKTAKLAALSLFVSQGITMMHAGQEWARSKVIQDPSGKDSKKGQLDRDSYNKDDETNWLNFNEIDINKNLFNYYKGLIQLRLNTPALRKAKPNEINFKVYKDPLHVTFSIDGKSSGDMYDYFVSLNASYKHAHEIILPEGYWEVVVNSEKAGSSTLKSVEKSMLVPAISGVVLRKLRVSNA, from the coding sequence ATGCCGGAAGAAACTCAACATATCTGTACGATCGAAAAGCTTGACCAATTTCCGCTTGGGTGTTCTACTAGCGGAAAACAAACAGTTTTTCGGCTTTTTGCTCCTAAAGCTAATTCTGTTAGCCTGATTATCTATGAAGAGTATGAGCACGATTCCGGCCTCGAATTGCCGTTAGATAAAAATGACGAGGGTATTTGGGAAACCATCATCCAGGATAATTTTACCGATAAATGGTACGCTTATAAAATAGATGGTCCGGAAGATGATCCTTTTTTCACTTCTACTAACCATGCCATTGCTGATCCCCGTAGCCGGCATGTAACATCTAAAAATCATCATCTTCAATTTCCTAAAACCAAGATCATATCGGAAGAACCCTTCGACTGGCAAGACGATGATTTTGTAACTCCGGAAGACCCAAGAGATTTAGTGATTTATGAGACACATATTAAAGATATGGTAGCTCATTCATCAGCAAAAACCTTTGTGCAAGGTATTTATAATGACTTTCGTGAGGCTGAAGTTGGTGGAATCAGCCACCTGAAAAGGCTTGGAGTAAATGCCGTTGAATTTCTTCCCCTTCAAAAATTTGGGTATTTCGAACCCCCATTCGGGGAAAAAACAGCTGAAGGCGTAAAAAATACCTGGAATCCTTATGCCAGAAATTATTGGGGATATATGACCTCCTTTTTCTTTGCACCAGAAACCATTTATGCCTCGGATGCTACACTCGAAGTCGGAAAAGTTGTTGGACGGGATACAAGTGCACAGCTCGAGCTTAAGTCGCTGGTTAAAGCGCTACACAAAGAGAATATCTCAGTTATAATGGATGTAGTTTACAATCATGCCTCCCATTATGATTTGAACCCGCTCAAATACACAGCTAAAGATCATTATTTCCGCCTGGATGAGAAAGGTAATTATCTAAATGACAGCTGGACTGGAAATGACATAAATACTGCTTCGAAATATTCCAGAGAGTTAATAGTAGAATCGATAAAACACTGGATGACTGAATACCATATCGATGGATTTCGGTTTGATTTAGCGGGCATTATAGACTGGGAAACAATCGATTTAATCCGCGAGGAAGCACGGAAGATCAATCCCAATGTTATCCTTATTGCAGAACCCTGGGGCGGTGATTATAAACCCTCCGGTTTTTCCGACCATGACTGGGCTTCCTGGAATGATAAAATCAGAAATGGGCTCAAGGGATACCATCCGGTTGAAAACAAAGGCTTCATCTTCGGTGAAACAGATCCCAATCTCTCCCGTTTTGGCATCGAAAATTTAATTCGCGGCACCCTTGAGCCTGGAGAACATGGTCTTTTCAATCATTCAGGTCACTCTGTTAACTACCTGGAAAGTCATGACGGATACACTTTGGGAGATCATATCCGGATTGCCCTTGACCCTGAAAAACAGACTCAGGTATTTGAGGATAGAAAAGAAATTACTTCCCTCTCAAAAAAAGAATTAAAAACAGCTAAACTAGCTGCATTGTCGTTGTTCGTCTCTCAGGGCATAACTATGATGCATGCCGGGCAGGAATGGGCTCGCTCAAAAGTGATTCAGGATCCGTCTGGAAAAGATTCTAAAAAAGGCCAACTCGATCGGGATAGTTACAATAAAGATGACGAAACGAATTGGCTGAATTTTAATGAAATTGACATCAATAAAAATTTATTTAATTACTATAAAGGATTGATTCAGTTACGGTTAAACACCCCTGCTTTAAGAAAAGCAAAACCTAATGAAATCAACTTTAAAGTATATAAAGATCCGCTTCATGTAACTTTTTCAATTGATGGAAAAAGTTCAGGTGATATGTATGATTACTTTGTATCATTGAACGCGAGCTACAAACACGCTCACGAAATTATACTTCCCGAAGGGTATTGGGAAGTTGTTGTTAATTCTGAAAAAGCTGGTTCTTCCACCTTAAAAAGTGTTGAAAAATCGATGTTGGTACCCGCAATTTCAGGAGTTGTATTAAGAAAGTTGCGTGTGAGTAATGCTTAA